Proteins encoded in a region of the Candidatus Woesearchaeota archaeon genome:
- the eif1A gene encoding translation initiation factor eIF-1A gives MSKKEKLAQERAQAEQEEIRRAKLPRGNQTIGVLESRLGGSRCHVRCLDGKTRVCRIPGRLKRRLWVREGDFVLVEPWEFGGDERGDIIFKYRPTQVSFLKQQGYLDKLEDMDEF, from the coding sequence ATGAGCAAAAAAGAAAAACTCGCCCAGGAACGAGCCCAGGCAGAACAAGAAGAAATACGCCGCGCAAAACTCCCACGGGGCAACCAAACCATCGGCGTTTTAGAAAGCCGACTAGGCGGAAGCCGATGCCACGTGCGCTGCTTAGACGGCAAGACACGCGTGTGTCGCATACCTGGCAGGCTCAAGCGCAGACTGTGGGTGCGGGAAGGCGATTTCGTCCTGGTAGAGCCCTGGGAATTTGGAGGGGACGAGCGAGGCGATATCATCTTCAAGTACCGCCCAACACAAGTAAGCTTTCTCAAACAACAAGGCTACTTGGACAAGCTCGAAGACATGGACGAGTTCTAA
- the sppA gene encoding signal peptide peptidase SppA produces the protein MVKKYTSKVHEKGELPLSKKVWVSLLLLLAFFFVASILASIVSLSDVSVEGSGNVARIKLHGVITVDDGLGTFSPDTIIAEDVVSLLEKADEDASIKAVVLDINSPGGSAVASDEIGRVVRRLNKTVVAVIREVGASGGYWIASNADFVVANRMSITGSIGVTSSYLGFGGFLRDHNVTYNRLVAGKFKDMGSPFRELTDEERALFQEKLDRIHSFFIEEVAQNRNLSLEEVKNLATGEVYLGVEALDAGLVDALGGFEEAEQFLEEELGEDVSFVTFKKKKTFLDVIEQVISGGSFALLHGAVDVPVMRT, from the coding sequence ATGGTCAAGAAGTATACAAGCAAAGTGCATGAGAAGGGCGAGTTGCCCCTCAGTAAGAAGGTGTGGGTGAGTTTGTTGCTCTTGCTAGCGTTTTTCTTCGTTGCTAGCATTCTCGCAAGCATTGTTTCGCTGAGTGATGTCTCCGTAGAAGGAAGCGGGAACGTTGCTCGCATCAAGTTACATGGCGTGATCACCGTTGATGACGGCCTTGGCACGTTTAGTCCTGACACCATCATTGCAGAAGATGTCGTTTCCTTGCTTGAGAAGGCCGATGAGGACGCGTCCATTAAAGCAGTGGTGTTAGATATTAACAGCCCCGGCGGATCTGCGGTGGCGAGTGATGAGATTGGAAGGGTTGTTCGTCGTTTGAATAAGACGGTCGTAGCAGTCATTCGAGAAGTAGGCGCGAGCGGGGGGTATTGGATTGCTAGCAATGCCGATTTCGTCGTGGCGAACAGGATGAGCATTACTGGCAGTATTGGCGTTACCTCGAGTTACTTGGGGTTTGGTGGTTTTCTTCGCGATCATAATGTGACGTACAACAGGTTAGTTGCGGGGAAGTTCAAGGACATGGGATCCCCGTTCAGAGAATTAACGGATGAAGAGCGTGCTTTGTTCCAGGAAAAACTCGACAGGATTCACTCGTTCTTCATTGAGGAGGTTGCGCAGAACAGGAATCTTTCGTTGGAGGAGGTGAAGAACCTCGCTACGGGCGAGGTGTACTTGGGTGTTGAGGCGCTTGATGCAGGGTTAGTCGATGCTCTGGGCGGTTTTGAGGAGGCTGAACAGTTTTTGGAGGAGGAGTTAGGAGAGGACGTTTCCTTTGTGACGTTTAAGAAGAAGAAGACGTTTCTTGATGTTATAGAGCAGGTGATTTCGGGCGGGTCCTTTGCGCTTTTGCACGGCGCCGTGGACGTTCCAGTCATGCGGACCTAA
- a CDS encoding 30S ribosomal protein S7, producing MTEVLAFNKWDCTGITVDDPGLVNYIQTTPVIVPKTGARYAGNRFHKSKIFIVERLINRVMVTGHKGKKHTISSGHNTGKAEKAFTTVEKAFSLIEKKLGKNPVAVLVKAIENAAPREEIITIEYGGARYPKPVECAPQRRVDLALKFMTQGAAQKAFNTKRTIASCLADEIINAYQLSNQSAAIAKKLELERQADSSR from the coding sequence ATGACCGAGGTTTTAGCATTCAACAAGTGGGACTGCACCGGGATAACCGTCGATGACCCCGGCCTTGTCAACTACATTCAGACAACGCCGGTTATCGTTCCAAAAACGGGAGCGCGCTACGCAGGCAACAGATTCCACAAGTCAAAGATATTCATTGTCGAACGCCTCATCAACCGCGTGATGGTCACCGGCCACAAAGGAAAAAAACACACCATCAGCAGCGGCCACAACACAGGAAAAGCCGAAAAAGCATTCACCACCGTTGAAAAAGCGTTTTCGCTCATTGAAAAAAAGCTCGGCAAAAACCCCGTAGCCGTCCTCGTCAAAGCAATTGAGAACGCGGCCCCACGAGAAGAAATAATCACTATTGAATATGGCGGGGCGCGCTACCCCAAACCCGTTGAGTGTGCACCGCAGCGTCGCGTCGACCTCGCCCTCAAATTCATGACCCAAGGGGCAGCACAAAAAGCATTCAACACAAAACGCACCATTGCTTCTTGCCTCGCCGATGAAATCATCAACGCATACCAACTCAGCAACCAGTCCGCAGCAATCGCGAAGAAGCTCGAACTTGAACGACAAGCGGACAGCAGCAGGTAA
- a CDS encoding DUF192 domain-containing protein codes for MLKPRSLTMRKPGFVYKAFPPGWTVEGAQTSAIRRYLLILLVSFLHNTFIVWQSLRPCMPYCSNICSRFVCLCFFVLLGMLLIALVSCSNAPQGEGDGMTAQQPGYAIPDSASPGLRKNSSERDGLQDGVLAREGEVRFGKDVFVVEFARTPKERQKGLMGRESLGDREGLLFVFEDDAPRTFWMKNTLLPLDMIFLDREGVVVHLEENAQPCRKDPCQLYTSPVPARFVLEVKGGVARAVGIHVGDRAVIRSLV; via the coding sequence ATGCTAAAACCTCGGTCATTGACGATGCGAAAACCCGGGTTTGTTTATAAAGCTTTTCCTCCGGGGTGGACGGTGGAGGGGGCGCAAACAAGCGCTATCAGGCGTTATCTGTTAATTCTTTTGGTTTCTTTTCTTCACAACACTTTTATAGTTTGGCAGTCCTTGCGTCCGTGTATGCCGTATTGTTCAAACATCTGCTCTCGTTTCGTTTGCTTGTGTTTCTTCGTGCTTCTTGGCATGCTCTTGATTGCTCTTGTTTCTTGTTCGAACGCTCCTCAGGGGGAGGGTGACGGCATGACGGCGCAGCAGCCAGGCTACGCCATCCCTGATTCTGCCTCTCCAGGTCTTCGCAAGAACAGTTCAGAGCGTGACGGATTGCAAGACGGCGTGCTCGCAAGGGAAGGAGAGGTGCGCTTCGGAAAGGACGTCTTCGTTGTTGAGTTTGCACGAACGCCGAAAGAGCGTCAGAAGGGTTTAATGGGGAGGGAGTCGTTGGGCGACCGAGAGGGTTTGCTCTTTGTTTTTGAGGATGATGCGCCCAGGACGTTTTGGATGAAAAACACGCTACTCCCCCTTGACATGATTTTTCTTGACCGGGAAGGGGTGGTAGTGCATCTTGAAGAGAACGCACAGCCTTGCCGCAAGGATCCGTGCCAGCTCTACACAAGCCCTGTTCCCGCACGATTTGTCCTTGAGGTAAAGGGGGGAGTTGCGCGGGCTGTTGGCATTCACGTGGGCGACAGAGCAGTGATTCGCAGTCTTGTTTGA